In the Microcebus murinus isolate Inina chromosome X, M.murinus_Inina_mat1.0, whole genome shotgun sequence genome, AACCCTGTGGCCAGTGAGATTTATTATCTCACCCCTCTGGATAGTTTCTGCCTTCTTAAATTTCTAGTCCAGATTCTGAGTGAGATTTTGTTACTCTGGCTTGAGAGACTGAACCTCTTATCTTGGAAACTAAACATCTTAATTTATATCTGATCCTCATCCTACATAATGTAGGAAGCCTAGCTATAGTGTGAAAGGTTAAATTCACTTTTCTTTACTCTTTACTTGTTCTGGATCTAGTTTgaaataaatatctaagaattGGGAAACAAAAGCTCATTGGGATCTGTGGAATATGCATAATCGAATTTAGTAATTCTAAATTCTTTGGGAATTCGCTGCAcagattttgttctcttttttttaaacctggcactgatatttttatttttattttttttgagacagagtttcactgtgttgcctgggctagagtgctgtggcgtcagcctagctcacagcaacctcaaattcctgggctcaagcgatcctcctgcctcagcctcccgaggagctagaactacaggcatgcgccacgatgcctggctaattttttctatatatttttagttggccaattaatttctttatatttttggtagagctcaaacaatctgcctgcctcggcctccctgagtgctaggattacaggcgtgagccaccatgcccagcctggcactaattttttaaaagctttctaatgctactaagattttattttttaattctaatgatTCGCATTGGAACAAATGCGTATCCCCCGCACCATTCACTATCAAGGTAATAAATTATGCTTTTTTGGGCAGAGTACTTATTTTCTTAGGAAGGAGTTATTTTTAGTATTTGTAGAAGAGTTCTCAAGGGAAATGTGAGCCTAGGATTGATCACAAATCTCCTCTTCTCCTTGTTAACCCAGTACTGCTCACCAATTTGACTGGTGTTATTCTCTAAAACCTATCAGATAGCTAGTTGTAATAATGCTTGCTTTCCCCTTCTAACTAGAACCATGAAGCTTAtaacttttcttttcctcacaTCACTATACAGAAGGAAATTAACTTAGAAACGACAAAAGGGATTTTCTTGATTTTGGTGGAATATCAACTTTCCAAAGCTGTCATTGGAATTACCACTATTTAAGGACATTTACATTGAATTATATGTGATTCTATAGGCTCTGCCAATCCTTATTTGGTATGAggcaaagtataaataaatatgtttttcaatAAGACATTTACAGTTACTTTGGCCATGATTTAAtacaaagagagacagacagagagaaagcaaaatatacttagaaaaacatttttcgtGTAAGTAGGTATTCTATTGGGCACTGTGATAATTTATAGATAACCTTATCTTTCATATTCATTTTGGTGTTAGTCttgaaattattctttataaCTTAATTCTGATTTGCTTTATAATAACCCTTTAGGGACTGGGAAATTGGGATTCAGTTtctctttaaccacttcagtacggcgctcaccggccacaacaccttgcccacagccggcactcacagtccgcatgatagtttgtgctgtccattgacgatgaatccattttgctctcatgtgatgaggaaagcttgttttactttagaggcagctttacttgtaatgtaaatcagaataggtaacatatacatatatgttttcattatgtttttaaatgttcacaattttattttgataaatgaaaaattagaaaagtcatatcacaactgtcggctaaagtcgacgcttggctgtgcgcgttcatctgtggctttTGACTactatagtcaacgctcgtaccaaagtggttaatctTTTTCTGCCCACAGTAGCCCCATCACCTTTATTATTCCCATAGAGGCACTATTGTCTTTGTATGTACTGGGCTCCGCATTTCTTTCTAAGGTATAAAACCTATATCTGATCATCCTACTTTTGGCAAGCTCTTGACTGCTGCAGAATGTAGAGCAGTGTTTTTAGCTTCATGGAGATGGTTATGGACCCCTTTGTGACTCATGAAAAACCATGGATCTTCTaccaaaaaatgtattatatttatacagAATTCTGTTTACAATTCCAGGGGGTTCATGAGTCTTTCTCTCATTATCACTCCAAGAAGTCCTGATagaggtaccgtgtttccccgtaaataagacctacccataaaataagccctagcagaatttctaagcatttgcacaatagaagccctaccctgaaaataagacctagtgatgggtatggctacgcagcatatctgcacaacccatgcatgtcatcgtggagcagtaaagaagatgagcagcccttctcatctgccccatgagagctctgttgcttcacatgagagattggggctcatggttccaaaggaaatagttgtaagaaattcaggatggaattcggagtttggagagttatgatgatgttccagaagaagatgacttaactctattttaataaatgtagattgttgtaccgtacttaaaaaaaaataacacatcctctgaaaataagccctagggtgtcttcttgaggaaaaataaacataagaccctgtcttattttcggggaaacacggtaggaaaAGAAAGCATCTGGATATTTTTATCTACTATGTTAACTCCACCACAGTGTTTCATTAAAAAGACTTCCGTGCTACTTTGCATATAATAGTGTAATAAGAAACCCTTGTAACACTTGAGAGCGTGGACTTTCTAAAACTGTTAAGGCACAAATAGCCAGTaatcaaaagacaaagacaggCTGGaggtggtagctcacacctgtaatcctagcactcttggaggccgaggtgggcggatcatttgagctcaggagttcaagaccagcctgagcaagagcaagactcccgtCTCTAATAggaagaaattggctggacaactaaatatatatatattggccaggcatggtggcgcatgcctgtagtcccagctactcaagaggctgaggcaggaggatcgcttgacccccaggagttgaggttgctgtgagctacgctgatgccacagaactctagtccgggcaagacagcgagtctctgtctcaaagaaaaaaaaaaaaaagaaaaagacatagacAGGTTTATCAGCTATGTAAgtaaatatgcttttttaaatattctagagTTATTATTAGTGGGTATTTCTTTAGAGTCGTATGTTGCAAAGAAAATGGGTAGGAAAGAGGTCTCATCTTCAAAGTGGTTTAAAGTAAGAGGGAAactttgcaaatatataaaactaacctttccttttcttctaaaatgagaGAATTGAGATATTTAGAGGTTGGTTTTATGTTTAGGTTTCAAAACTAAAGGAGAATAAAGGCTGAATTATTAATGTGTAGGCTGGGATATTCCCTATAGGTAGGAAGAGCCAGCATATACTGTTAAGAAACTGGTGGTGTACTGTCTCAGTGAAGGAGACATGTAACCTATATGCagcctttctgttttctctagcATGCATTACCATCAATATGCAAGCTTGTCTGATAACTTTTGTAGTCTATCTCCATCAGTATTTTGAGACCAACCTACTGGTGGCCCCAAATGATCAGAATTCCAGAAACTTAAGATATAGTCTTATCACTGAaactattctttttgttttgtttccagattcttttatttaaaaagggggggggaagaggTGGAGAAGGTAGAAAAGGAAATCTGTAAGATGCCTTTTGTTGGAGGGTGATAgtttctcattctgtaggttgtgtctttgttaattgtttcctttgctatgcagaaccTTTTTAGCTTggtgtaatcccatttgtctatttttgcttttgttgcctgtgttgtAAGGTCTTACCCAAAAAGTCTTTGCCCAGAGTAACATCCTGTAGCATTTCCCCAGTGTTTCTGTCTAATactttcatagtttcaggtcttacattcatctttaatccatttgagttgatttttgtatatggtgtaagatggggatctaattttattcttctacatatggatatctggttttcccagcaccataaaGAAAgtgtcctttcctcagtgtaCATTCTTAgtatctttgttgaaaatgagttgatTATAAGTGTGTGGATTTttctctgggttctctgttccgttccactggtctatgtgtctgtttttatgccattaccatgctgttttggttactgtagttttgtagtataatttgaaatccatgtagtatatttttatcctttttttttttttttttttttttgccaaggagaaataactttgtttattcctgtagcgtaAAAATCCGTACTTTGGATtccacaaactcttggaaagcattttctgcatcctatTGGTTGTGGAAGTGCtttcctgcaaaaagttgttaaggtgcttgaagaagtggtagtcggttagtgaaaggtcaggtgaatatggcagatgaggcaaaacttcatagcccaattggttcaacttttgaagcgttggttgtgTGACCTGTGCTCAGGTgttgttgtggagaagaattgggccctttctgttgaccagtgcCAGCTGCAGGCGTTATagttttcggtgcatctcattgatttgctttgcatacttctcagatgtaatggtttcccTGGGATTCAGACAGCTGTAGTGGATCAAACCGGCAGCAGACCAACAAACAATGACTCATCATGATTTtgtggtgcaagtttggctttgggaagtgctttagagcttcttggtccaaccactgagctggtcatcgcCGATGGtagtataaaatccacttttttgtcgcatgtcacaatctgatcgagaaatggttcattagagaagatgacacttcaagacaatgattttcttgattttcggtcagctcatgaggcactgACTTttcaagctttttcacctttctaatttgcttcaaatgccaaatgactAGAACGGTTGacattgagttcttcagcaacttcctGTGTAATTTTAAGAGTATCAGTTTCAGTTATTGCTCTCAACTGATTGTTGTCAACTTCTAATGGCCAGCTACTGCACTCCTcgtcttcaaggctctcatctcctttgccacacttcttgaaccaccactgcaccgTACGTTTGTTAgtgatgttgtgagttgtctccactgctttacaGCCCAATTTgaacttaaataagaaaattgctcagatttgctttttgtctaaaaTCATTTCCACAGTCTTCTTAAGATTAGTGGTAactggttttgctttgtttttagccTTAAAGTTTTTTTGGCTGGCTATGTGAAATACATTCCTGGACTTCtgcccttttaattttttcttggcCATTGTCAGACCTTGGATATCCTCGTGCACCTTCTTAAGCCCCAGGTGATGTCATCTGCACGccttttttatcctttatatCCTGATAAACAGGTTTAATTCAGGgatcacctcctctgtgaagctttTGCTGattcttcctcccctcttcctagAATTGGCCACTTTCTCTTTTGTGCCTCTGTATGTACTTTTTCACTGCATTGTATTGCCGTATTTATTTACAGTGTATCTTTTACTGTACGTTAGACTATGAAATTCCTGAGGATATGGCCTATATCTCACAAATTTCTGTAATTtctaatgcctgacacataaaAGGCACTGAGAAATTGTCTTATGAACAgtgtattaaataatattataaagcaTTTAAGGCAGGGATTAAAAACTCAAATGCTTTCAGTATAAATGAGTTAAGGTATAAATGGACCTGGTAAGGACTGTGGTAACCTGGGGAACACAGAACACATGCCCTTTCTAAAAGGAGCAGCTGCTTCTCAGCTCCCACTTTGTACCTTATGAGAACGCTGATCCTGTATTGCCACATCTTTTGATTTTCTAAGAGAAGCCAGAATTTAGATTTTATGTGAAATCTTCCAATTGTTAAATGTTGTCAACTAAGgtttttttattgagatacacAGAAAAGTGTACGTATTATCCCCAGATATATACAGCCTCCCCAACTATCAATATCCTGCATCAGAGTGGTATATTAGTTGTGTCAATCAATGAACCTACTGACAAATcattatcacccagagtccatagtttacatgggggctcactcttggtgttgtacattctatgggttttgacaagtgtgtaatgacatgtatctaccattatagtatcatatataattattttctaaaagcatcCATAGAGATATGTACTGAACAATGTATAGATGAAATGATGCtagaatttgcttcaaaataatttggGAGAGATCtaaaaagttgaaatataaatgaaaaaagattggCCATAAGTTGATAATCTTTGAAGCTGGCTAATGAGTACATGGGAGTTCATTATATTAGTCAATTTTggtatgtttttgaaatttttacctctAAAAGTACAAGAGTCCAAGTTAAAGCTGAAGCATGCACTTTGGAAGTAAACCtggtgaaaacaaagaaaagtctaaagtaatttaaacattttaaattagaataaagaaaaaccaaaagttaaaaaaaagctGAAGCATGATTTTTCTAGGTCTAGGATAATGGGACACTACTGGTGACAGAATGTAAAATTCTGGAACTAAAGTCTGCAAAGATAATGAcactttcttatttcatttataggGCCTGAGAGTCAGTACACTAAGACTGCTCAGGAGATTGTGAACGTCTGTTACCAGACATTGACTGAGGTAGGTGGTAAAGAAAAGATCCCCTTGTAATCTAGCTTTCTGAAATCCTTTTATTGAGtgagaagccttccctgcctatcctgttttaaaatgtagcatcctgccccctccaccctctCTGCATCTCGTGTTTTcttccctgttttatttattttgatcattATCTGTGTACTgccactagaatataaactccatgaaggcagggatatttttgtctgt is a window encoding:
- the LOC142865928 gene encoding ribosomal biogenesis factor-like; the protein is MAKKKLKGQKSRNVFHIASQKNFKAKNKAKPVTTNLKKTVEMILDKKQI